The following proteins come from a genomic window of Misgurnus anguillicaudatus chromosome 10, ASM2758022v2, whole genome shotgun sequence:
- the LOC141367198 gene encoding uncharacterized protein isoform X2 — protein MKTVLKWIVWPLILVTPFLEGTFFQHDPVTVLVNQRVTLNASSCENGEWRKVIPTQATIAKCKNYKCEIEKAYQKKYESGDMSNNLVFKSTKYNDQGTYQFICNGETHSYILDVLVPHNKTARLSSNITLMCLVRNAKDVTWIHNGKKILYHTDNGTTIIGEGYKGRVLLNDGCFEDGDCSLTLLDVREMDAGLYLCFADDESKKGEPHAYMLFVNADHSSPERNCTADHSSPERNCTADHSSPERNCTAVHSSPKGNCTVSNVLWWIINVVLAVALCIVSWFLYKAQSKAANQSTSQTQKEPSENDHMMTSNITEPVQESYDNAKSSSTVTRF, from the exons ATGAAGACTGTTCTGAAGTGGATTGTTTGGCCATTGATATTGGTTACACCTTTTCTTGAGG gaacaTTCTTTCAACATGATCCAGTCACAGTGTTGGTAAACCAGCGAGTTACACTCAATGCCAGCAGCTGTGAGAATGGCGAATGGAGAAAGGTCATACCCACACAGGCAACTATTGCCAAGTGCAAAAACTACAAATGTGAAATTGAAAAGGCTTATCAGAAAAAATACGAATCGGGAGACATGAGTAACAATTTGGTATTCAAATCAACAAAGTACAACGACCAAGGGACCTATCAATTCATCTGCAATGGAGAAACACATTCCTATATATTGGATGTTTTAG TCCCTCATAACAAGACTGCCCGACTGTCGAGCAATATCACCCTTATGTGCTTGGTGAGGAATGCAAAGGATGTGACTTGGATccataatggtaaaaaaattcTCTATCACACGGATAATGGAACCACAATCATTGGTGAAGGATATAAAGGCCGAGTATTACTGAACGACGGCTGCTTTGAAGATGGTGATTGCTCTCTGACTCTCCTTGATGTTCGTGAAATGGATGCTGGACTCTACCTTTGCTTTGCTGATGATGAATCTAAAAAAGGAGAGCCACATGCTTATATGTTGTTCGTGAATG CGGATCACTCCAGCCCAGAAAGAAACTGTACAGCGGATCACTCCAGCCCAGAAAGAAACTGTACAGCGGATCACTCCAGCCCAGAAAGAAACTGTACAGCGGTTCACTCCAGCCCAAAAGGAAACTGTACAGTGTCTAATGTCTTGTGGTGGATCATAAATGTGGTTCTTGCTGTGGCACTCTGTATAGTGAGTTGGTTTCTGTACAAAGCACAATCCAAAGCTGCAAATCAATCAACATCGCAGACACAGAAAGAGCCCTCCGAAAATGATCATATGATGACATCTAATATCACTGAACCTGTTCAAGAAAGTTATGATAATGCTAAATCTTCCTCAACTGTGACTAGATTTTAA
- the LOC141367198 gene encoding uncharacterized protein isoform X3, translated as MKTVLKWIVWPLILVTPFLEGTFFQHDPVTVLVNQRVTLNASSCENGEWRKVIPTQATIAKCKNYKCEIEKAYQKKYESGDMSNNLVFKSTKYNDQGTYQFICNGETHSYILDVLVPHNKTARLSSNITLMCLVRNAKDVTWIHNGKKILYHTDNGTTIIGEGYKGRVLLNDGCFEDGDCSLTLLDVREMDAGLYLCFADDESKKGEPHAYMLFVNADHSSPERNCTADHSSPERNCTAVHSSPKGNCTVSNVLWWIINVVLAVALCIVSWFLYKAQSKAANQSTSQTQKEPSENDHMMTSNITEPVQESYDNAKSSSTVTRF; from the exons ATGAAGACTGTTCTGAAGTGGATTGTTTGGCCATTGATATTGGTTACACCTTTTCTTGAGG gaacaTTCTTTCAACATGATCCAGTCACAGTGTTGGTAAACCAGCGAGTTACACTCAATGCCAGCAGCTGTGAGAATGGCGAATGGAGAAAGGTCATACCCACACAGGCAACTATTGCCAAGTGCAAAAACTACAAATGTGAAATTGAAAAGGCTTATCAGAAAAAATACGAATCGGGAGACATGAGTAACAATTTGGTATTCAAATCAACAAAGTACAACGACCAAGGGACCTATCAATTCATCTGCAATGGAGAAACACATTCCTATATATTGGATGTTTTAG TCCCTCATAACAAGACTGCCCGACTGTCGAGCAATATCACCCTTATGTGCTTGGTGAGGAATGCAAAGGATGTGACTTGGATccataatggtaaaaaaattcTCTATCACACGGATAATGGAACCACAATCATTGGTGAAGGATATAAAGGCCGAGTATTACTGAACGACGGCTGCTTTGAAGATGGTGATTGCTCTCTGACTCTCCTTGATGTTCGTGAAATGGATGCTGGACTCTACCTTTGCTTTGCTGATGATGAATCTAAAAAAGGAGAGCCACATGCTTATATGTTGTTCGTGAATG CGGATCACTCCAGCCCAGAAAGAAACTGTACAGCGGATCACTCCAGCCCAGAAAGAAACTGTACAGCGGTTCACTCCAGCCCAAAAGGAAACTGTACAGTGTCTAATGTCTTGTGGTGGATCATAAATGTGGTTCTTGCTGTGGCACTCTGTATAGTGAGTTGGTTTCTGTACAAAGCACAATCCAAAGCTGCAAATCAATCAACATCGCAGACACAGAAAGAGCCCTCCGAAAATGATCATATGATGACATCTAATATCACTGAACCTGTTCAAGAAAGTTATGATAATGCTAAATCTTCCTCAACTGTGACTAGATTTTAA
- the LOC141367198 gene encoding uncharacterized protein isoform X1: MKTVLKWIVWPLILVTPFLEGTFFQHDPVTVLVNQRVTLNASSCENGEWRKVIPTQATIAKCKNYKCEIEKAYQKKYESGDMSNNLVFKSTKYNDQGTYQFICNGETHSYILDVLVPHNKTARLSSNITLMCLVRNAKDVTWIHNGKKILYHTDNGTTIIGEGYKGRVLLNDGCFEDGDCSLTLLDVREMDAGLYLCFADDESKKGEPHAYMLFVNADHSSPERNCTADHSSPERNCTADHSSPERNCTADHSSPERNCTAVHSSPKGNCTVSNVLWWIINVVLAVALCIVSWFLYKAQSKAANQSTSQTQKEPSENDHMMTSNITEPVQESYDNAKSSSTVTRF; encoded by the exons ATGAAGACTGTTCTGAAGTGGATTGTTTGGCCATTGATATTGGTTACACCTTTTCTTGAGG gaacaTTCTTTCAACATGATCCAGTCACAGTGTTGGTAAACCAGCGAGTTACACTCAATGCCAGCAGCTGTGAGAATGGCGAATGGAGAAAGGTCATACCCACACAGGCAACTATTGCCAAGTGCAAAAACTACAAATGTGAAATTGAAAAGGCTTATCAGAAAAAATACGAATCGGGAGACATGAGTAACAATTTGGTATTCAAATCAACAAAGTACAACGACCAAGGGACCTATCAATTCATCTGCAATGGAGAAACACATTCCTATATATTGGATGTTTTAG TCCCTCATAACAAGACTGCCCGACTGTCGAGCAATATCACCCTTATGTGCTTGGTGAGGAATGCAAAGGATGTGACTTGGATccataatggtaaaaaaattcTCTATCACACGGATAATGGAACCACAATCATTGGTGAAGGATATAAAGGCCGAGTATTACTGAACGACGGCTGCTTTGAAGATGGTGATTGCTCTCTGACTCTCCTTGATGTTCGTGAAATGGATGCTGGACTCTACCTTTGCTTTGCTGATGATGAATCTAAAAAAGGAGAGCCACATGCTTATATGTTGTTCGTGAATG CGGATCACTCCAGCCCAGAAAGAAACTGTACAGCGGATCACTCCAGCCCAGAAAGAAACTGTACAGCGGATCACTCCAGCCCAGAAAGAAACTGTACAGCGGATCACTCCAGCCCAGAAAGAAACTGTACAGCGGTTCACTCCAGCCCAAAAGGAAACTGTACAGTGTCTAATGTCTTGTGGTGGATCATAAATGTGGTTCTTGCTGTGGCACTCTGTATAGTGAGTTGGTTTCTGTACAAAGCACAATCCAAAGCTGCAAATCAATCAACATCGCAGACACAGAAAGAGCCCTCCGAAAATGATCATATGATGACATCTAATATCACTGAACCTGTTCAAGAAAGTTATGATAATGCTAAATCTTCCTCAACTGTGACTAGATTTTAA
- the LOC141367198 gene encoding uncharacterized protein isoform X4 — protein sequence MKTVLKWIVWPLILVTPFLEGTFFQHDPVTVLVNQRVTLNASSCENGEWRKVIPTQATIAKCKNYKCEIEKAYQKKYESGDMSNNLVFKSTKYNDQGTYQFICNGETHSYILDVLVPHNKTARLSSNITLMCLVRNAKDVTWIHNGKKILYHTDNGTTIIGEGYKGRVLLNDGCFEDGDCSLTLLDVREMDAGLYLCFADDESKKGEPHAYMLFVNADHSSPERNCTAVHSSPKGNCTVSNVLWWIINVVLAVALCIVSWFLYKAQSKAANQSTSQTQKEPSENDHMMTSNITEPVQESYDNAKSSSTVTRF from the exons ATGAAGACTGTTCTGAAGTGGATTGTTTGGCCATTGATATTGGTTACACCTTTTCTTGAGG gaacaTTCTTTCAACATGATCCAGTCACAGTGTTGGTAAACCAGCGAGTTACACTCAATGCCAGCAGCTGTGAGAATGGCGAATGGAGAAAGGTCATACCCACACAGGCAACTATTGCCAAGTGCAAAAACTACAAATGTGAAATTGAAAAGGCTTATCAGAAAAAATACGAATCGGGAGACATGAGTAACAATTTGGTATTCAAATCAACAAAGTACAACGACCAAGGGACCTATCAATTCATCTGCAATGGAGAAACACATTCCTATATATTGGATGTTTTAG TCCCTCATAACAAGACTGCCCGACTGTCGAGCAATATCACCCTTATGTGCTTGGTGAGGAATGCAAAGGATGTGACTTGGATccataatggtaaaaaaattcTCTATCACACGGATAATGGAACCACAATCATTGGTGAAGGATATAAAGGCCGAGTATTACTGAACGACGGCTGCTTTGAAGATGGTGATTGCTCTCTGACTCTCCTTGATGTTCGTGAAATGGATGCTGGACTCTACCTTTGCTTTGCTGATGATGAATCTAAAAAAGGAGAGCCACATGCTTATATGTTGTTCGTGAATG CGGATCACTCCAGCCCAGAAAGAAACTGTACAGCGGTTCACTCCAGCCCAAAAGGAAACTGTACAGTGTCTAATGTCTTGTGGTGGATCATAAATGTGGTTCTTGCTGTGGCACTCTGTATAGTGAGTTGGTTTCTGTACAAAGCACAATCCAAAGCTGCAAATCAATCAACATCGCAGACACAGAAAGAGCCCTCCGAAAATGATCATATGATGACATCTAATATCACTGAACCTGTTCAAGAAAGTTATGATAATGCTAAATCTTCCTCAACTGTGACTAGATTTTAA